AGCCAGGTTGAAGGGGTGGCGGAGGATGGGGCCCGGCGGTGGAATCACGACATCCATTTCCATTCAGTCGCACGCTGAGCGGACCCCGAGCGACGGTTGGAACGCGATATCTGGGTTGTCAGTGGAGCGTTGGCCGGTAGACGAGCTCTTGCGTGTGTCCGTCGAGCGTTCGGCTCTCGAGCAGTTCCAGGTCGAAGTCAGCTGCACCCTCCAGGACTCGGCTTGTCCCGGTTCGTCCAGAGATGACCGGGAACACGGTGATCTGCAGCCGGTCGACCAGACCGGCAGACATGAGAGCCCGGTTCAGCGACAGGCTGGCTTGGGATCGCAACGGTATGTCTGATTCGTCTTTGAGCCGGCGAACGATGTCCACAGCGTCACCACGGGCGAATGTGGCATCCGGCCAGCCGAGGTCATCCTGCAGGGTCGATGACACAACCGTGGCCGGCATCCCCGTCAACCGGACGTTCCATTCGTCGAGGGAGTTCGGGTCGGTTCCCGACAACATGATCTGGGCGACTTCGCGGAACGTGGTGGCTCCGTAGACCATGCGCTGCCTGGTCGAAAACAGCGCGGCGCGGTGCTCGAGGAGCTCCGGGCCCTGCTTGCTCCAGTACCCACCCCAGTCGCCCTGCTCTGTGTAGGAACCGTATCCATCGACGGTTGAGAAGACGTCCCAGGTGTACTCAGCCGTCATTTCAACCCCACTCGTAAGGGACCGGCGACTCCCAGATGAGGTGAGATTCGCAGACCAGCATCCTCCACCCCAGGCGACTGCGCAGCAAGCGCGATCTCAAATATGCGCCATCGCCGACAGCACGTCGGCTGCCGGTCGGTCGAGACCTCGCCCGCTGGTTGGAGTCCGTCGGTCTTGACCCCGCCGCACACTGGTCGTAGGTTGACGCTGTCCGCGCCGGCGGACTCATACCGGCCCTCGCTCTGTACACAGCCCCCGATATCACCGAGATCGATCGCGACTGCCCGGTCCGGGTGCGCGAATTGCGGAGTCCCGATGTCGACACTGGACAGCCGGTTCGCGAAGGCCTTCAGCAGAGTCTTCGCGCGCGCCGAATCCATCACCGTTCCGATAGACGAAGGTCGGATCGACCTGGGACTGCTCCCGCACGACGACGTGCCGGCGGAGTCGCTTCCACGCGTGACGGTGTTCCGCGCGCAGGACCTCGCTCACGTGGGGTTCCGCTTCGTCAATCTGACCCTGACCGAGACGGACGACGGCACGCGCGAACTTGTGCGAGACCGGCCGCGGACGCCCGCGATCCTCGTCGCGGTCTTCGGCCCCCAGCACCTGCTCGAGGAGGCGTTCTTCGACGCGAGCGGCGACCCGAACGCCTTCATCGAGAAGGGCGCGCCGCCGGATCCCGCTGGCGGCAGCGAGATCCCGCATCCTCCCGTCCAGGCGATCCTCGGTCGCGAGAGTCGCCTCGCGTTCCGGGTCACGACCGAGCGCATCCCCTACACCGAGGCGGGCCTGCTCGCGGCGATGCGGATGCTGCCCCTCAACGTGGTGCCGCATGCCGAGTCGGCCGCCTGGATCATGAACTGGCAGCTGTTGGCCGAACGCGTGGGCGGGCACCCGAAGCTCGCGCCGGACCGACTCCAGGCGCTCCGCCGCAGCGCGCAGGCTCGCAGGCGTGTGCAGTGGCAGCCCCCGACGAGCGTCGCCCGTGGTTTGCGCGCGGTCGACGCGTCGGAGTCCGCGCTCGCGGACCTGGCCTCGCATGCTCGGACCGTGCGCACCGCATCGGAGATCGAAGCTCGCTTCGGTGCCTCCAGCGCCGCCGCAGCCGTCGCCGTCGACGTCGGCGCCGGCATCCACATCGGTCCGATCTACACGCCCGCACTGAGGCCCCCGCCGCCGCGCGCGCCCCTGCCCACCGAGACGGCTATCGAACTGCCGTGGCGCCTCCAGCTCAGCCCGCACTCGGAGGGGGCGTTCGCGCACAGCCTGGACCCGGTCGAGCATGACGGCCGCGTCGAGGTCTGGCATAGCAGGCTCGGCACCCGGACGGAGCCGGCCGCCGATGCTCCCGCCGATGCGCCCTGGGTGATAGAGACAGATGCCGGAACCCGCACGGTGCGGGCGGTGTGGACGCGCGACTTCGAGGCGCCAGGGCAAGAAGTCGAGGGCAATGCCGGCTCATTCCCGAATGAGGACTTCGGAGACCTGACGACACTGCCTCCCTTCCGCGCATCGCTGTCGGTGCGCGATCGGATGCAGCTCGTGCACCTCACCTCCAACCATCATTGGCCCGGCAGGTCGCGCAGCTGGAGTCCTGCCCCCGTTCCTGTCGAGCACCTTATGCTCACTGGGCTCGGCGGGTGGCTGTCGGGCGAGGTCCACTTCCCGGATCCCATCCCGCCGATGCTGACCATCGAGCAGTGGCGGCACCACACGACGATGGGCCGCGACCAGTTCGTCGAGGTTGTGTATCAAGGCGTGCTGCTGCCCTTCGGGCATCGCGCGTCCCTGGTCAAGGTCACCGAGCGACGGGTGAAGGGGGACGGCTTCGCGACGCTCTACCAGCGTCTGTTCGTCGTGGTGCGCCAGCCCGAGCGCCGCTACCTCTCGAGCGGCAGCGCGACGTTCGACAACGCGATGCCCTTTCGCTGGGTGCGCATCACGACGGCATCCACTCCCCCGCTCGCCCTGCCCAAGAAGCTCGAACCACTCGCCGAAGGGCAGATCTTCGTGCCCGAGATCGCGACCAGCGAGAACGTCGACCCCGGTGGTCCGCCGCCGGCCGGCCAGGTTCCGTTCCGGTTCCGGATGCTCGCCAACGACGTCGACAACCATCTGGTCGAGTTCGAAGGCCCCCTCGTGTTCGTCGAGAAGAGCGCGTTCGAGACGGCTCGCTCGACGCGGCAGCTCGCGCGGTTGGCGGCGAATGCTGCGCTGCCTCCGTATGACATGTCGGGGCAGCGCATCGCGTTCGCACCCCCAGGCGACCCGGACGACACCACGCTCGCGACGGCATCGATCGCCTTCGATGCGCTGTTCGACACCGTCACTCCGGATCGCTCGCGCAACTTCGTTCTGCCCGTCATGCGGGTGGCAACTGCTCCCGTCCCCGCGATGAGCGCGTTCACCGGTCAGTCGGCCCCGCAGGCTCTGCGCTACGCCGACGCCTACCGCACCCACGCTTTCGGCGGTGCGGGCAAGAACGAGGGCGAGCTCTTCCTTGAACTCGCGAAGCCGGACGGCACTCCCTCAGCGACGCCGTCGACGATGGGGTTCGCGTCGCAGGCGGATCGCTCGGGCGGTTTCGTGAGCCCCAGCGTCGACGTCAAAGCCTTGGCGCGCCGAGTCGGCCCGGTCGGCGGCGACCTCGCGAAGCTCGCCACGAACAGGACGACCTTCGACGTCGGCGGGATGTTCGGCCTCGACGCGGCGAAGCTTTTCGGCATCCTCCCGCTCGCCGAGCTCCTGCCGTCACAGAACTCACCGCTTCCCACCTTCGTGACCAAGTCGGTGACCGCCGCGGTCGGCCTGCAGCAGGCCGTGGGCGAGGCACGTGCGTTCGTGACGCGGGAGACCGCCGCCCTGACGGCGATGGGCGCTGCCGCGCAGAACGCCGCGAACGATATCGCGTCGCGGGCGAGCGCGTTCGCCGATGCGATTGTGCTGCTGTCCCAGCCTCCGCACGCCGACCCGGGGCTCGAGGCGATCCTCGACGAGCTGCACACGGCCATCGTGACTCTGCAGAGCGAGCTCGAGAAGCCGGGCCTCCCCTTTCCTCGGCCGACGCTGGAGCGCATCCGGGCCTTGCTGACCCGCCTCGCCGACGCGACCGGCACCGCCGACGAACTGGCCGGCCTGATCCTGCAGTTCTACCGCGGCGCGCAACTGCCGGAGTCGATCAGCGCACGCCTGGAGTGGGAGACAGCGCTCGAGCCGTGGCCGAGCCCCGCTTCGCCGATCTTCGCGCCGAAAGGCGACCGGATGCTGCGGCTCAGCTCCGAAGTGCAGGCGCCGCTGCGCGGGTCGACGCCCACGGCACTCGTCTCGTGCGCCCTGCCCCCGTTCGACCTCGTCTTGATGGGCGACGTGGAGTTCATCATCATCAGCGTCACGGTGATGGAGTTCTCGGTTCAGCCGGGACGCAAGCCCGACGTCAACGTCGAGCTCGACGGCGACGACGGCATCCGATTCGCCGGACCCCTGGCCTTCGTCGAGACGCTGAAGGACCTCATCCCCTTCGACGGGTTCAGCGATCCGCCCTACCTCGACATCTCGACGAGCGGACTGAAGACGGGCTTCGACCTGGCGATCCCCGACTTCGCCGTGGGAGTGTTCGCACTCACCAACATCCACCTCGGCGCCGAGCTCGTTGTGCCGTTCATCGGCGAATCGCTCGAGTTCCGCTTCTTCTTCGCCACCCGGGAGAACCCGTTCCGGCTACAGGTGGCGTTCTTCGCGGGCGGCGGCTTCTTCGCCATCACGATCAGCCCGAAAGGCCTGAAGGTCGTCGAAGCGGCCTTCGAATTCGGCGCGGCCGTCCAGATGAGTTTCGTCGTGGCATCGGGCAGCCTGTCAGTGATGGCCGGGATCTACTTCCGGCTGGAGGTGACAGCCGCGACGTCGAGCGTCGAGCTCACCGGGTATTTCCGGGCGCGCGGAGAGGTCGACGTGCTCGGGCTCATCTCCGCCTGCATCGAGCTGTACCTCGAGCTCAGCTACCGTTCGATCGGCGGATCGTCGAAGGCAGTCGGCAAGGCGTCGATCAGCATCGAGGTGTCGG
This genomic interval from Microbacterium sp. 4R-513 contains the following:
- a CDS encoding dihydrofolate reductase family protein is translated as MTAEYTWDVFSTVDGYGSYTEQGDWGGYWSKQGPELLEHRAALFSTRQRMVYGATTFREVAQIMLSGTDPNSLDEWNVRLTGMPATVVSSTLQDDLGWPDATFARGDAVDIVRRLKDESDIPLRSQASLSLNRALMSAGLVDRLQITVFPVISGRTGTSRVLEGAADFDLELLESRTLDGHTQELVYRPTLH